In the Salmo trutta chromosome 33, fSalTru1.1, whole genome shotgun sequence genome, one interval contains:
- the nek9 gene encoding serine/threonine-protein kinase Nek9 produces MSLEDYERHYASLYSDSGSESVASGRSTSVYSGEEEKLHYIPIRILGRGAFGEATLYRRTEDNSLVVWKEVDLNCLSDKERKDVTNEISILSILQHNNIIAYFNHFMDKDTLLIELEYCNGGNLYDKINQQKGKLFTEEVVIWYLYQVASAVAHIHKAGILHRDIKTLNIFLTKTNLIKLGDYGLAKKLDSQFAMAETCVGTPYYMSPELCQGVKYNFKSDIWAMGCVIFEVLTLTRTFDATNPLNLCVKIVQGNWTMEVNSDVYSSALIKLVYECLDQDPEKRPTAEEILDQPIISCCKQELEDRVALLNSAMKKPKLSTVTESPVAVVTTRSREVYFWGGGKFTPQKLDAFKGGSGAQHVCAGETHFAVVTVEKELYTWASVQGGAKMVGQLGHGDQASYRQPRKVERLQGKAIRQVACGADFTACVTDEDQMYMFGSDYYGCIGVENEQGMEVLEPVLLDFFEERPVRQVSCGDNHVVVLTHSGDIYSWGCGEHGRLGLDCEDDFNSPMQVEIPKGAIISSVSCGLDGTFFLTESGKVLACGNNDLNKLGLNLGVSGLKNLPGEAYQGIPYTTTLTLVKQLARYKIQVISAGKTHTAAIDERGRLMTFGCNKYGQLGVKDFKKHQGVQLLLGSFGGKVVSKVSCGDGFTIAATKDNQIFAWGNAGNGRLGMPADKGFGSEVCPALPRPIFGSLHHVPDLSCRGWHTILIMEKVLNSKTIRSNSSGLSIGCGLGQASTTTVDLESEPGSETGLREGGLGGTKEADTDERRIETSMMSLTNQTGDSSCPFWLRKELQDAEFIPMPEDFRGSMPGPVAPSFPESITLPYEELQELKAAAAAAATEKELPTARMGCDRVNGFEEAGACKKGEAPTCCRGSSEVAQLRETVNRQEATIQLLQKQFSDQLKENERLWTAINRLTLREAGTENNCNHQSGHRPVEGQGGASNHDGDRSDGANP; encoded by the exons GATAACTCTCTGGTGGTGTGGAAGGAGGTGGACTTGAACTGCCTCTCAGATAAAGAGCGTAAGGATGTCACAAATGAGATCAGCATCCTCTCCATCCTACAGCACAACAACATCATAGCCTACTTCAACCATTTCATGGACAAGGACACTCTGCTCATTGAGCTTGAATACTGCAATG GAGGAAATCTTTATGATAAAATCAACCAACAGAAGGGGAAACTCTTCACTGAGGAG GTTGTCATATGGTACCTGTACCAAGTCGCCTCTGCAGTGGCTCACATTCATAAGGCTGGTATCCTGCACCG GGATATCAAGACGCTGAATATCTTCCTAACTAAAACCAACCTTATTAAGTTGGGTGATTACGGGCTGGCTAAGAAGCTTGACTCACAGTTTGCCATGGCTGAGACT TGTGTAGGAACACCATACTACATGTCTCCTGAACTGTGTCAAGGCGTGAAGTACAACTTCAAATCAGACATCTGGGCTATGGGCTGTGTCATTTTTGAAGTCTTAACTCTGACTAGAACATTTGATGCTACG AATCCGCTGAACCTGTGTGTGAAGATAGTGCAGGGAAACTGGACCATGGAGGTCAACTCTGATGTGTATTCCTCGGCGCTGATCAAGCTGGTGTACGAATGCTTAGATCAG GATCCAGAAAAGAGACCCACGGCTGAGGAAATTCTGGACCAGCCAATCATCTCCTGCTGCAAGCA GGAGCTTGAGGACAGAGTTGCCTTGCTGAACTCAGCAATGAAAAAACCAAA GTTGAGCACAGTGACTGAGAGCCCTGTTGCTGTAGTGACAACACGCTCTAGGGAGGTGTATTTCTGGGGAGGGGGGAAGTTCACACCCCAGAAACTGGATGCCTTTAAAGGAGGCAGTGGTGCCCAGCATGTTTGTGCAGGGGAGACCCACTTTGCTGTGGTTACCGTGGAGAAAGAGCTGTACACTTGGGCT AGTGTCCAAGGTGGGGCCAAGATGGTGGGCCAGCTGGGCCATGGAGACCAGGCCTCGTACCGGCAGCCACGCAAGGTGGAGAGGCTCCAGGGAAAGGCCATCCGTCAGGTCGCGTGTGGAGCAGATTTCACCGCCTGTGTCACTG ATGAGGACCAGATGTACATGTTTGGTTCTGACTACTACGGCTGTATTGGAGTGGAGAACGAGCAGGGCATGGAGGTGCTAGAGCCCGTGCTGTTGGACTTCTTtgaggagcgacctgtcaggcaGGTGTCCTGTGGGGACAACCATGTGGTTGTGCTGACCCACAGTGGAGATATCTACTCCTGGGGCTGTGGAGAGCATG GGCGTCTTGGCCTGGACTGTGAGGATGACTTTAACTCACCCATGCAA GTGGAGATCCCCAAAGGAGCCATTATCTCATCTGTGTCCTGTGGCCTTGACGGAACCTTTTTCTTGACAGAGTCTGGCAAAGTCCTGGCCTGTGGGAACAACGATCTGAACAAGCTGGGTCTGAACCTGGGAGTCTCTGGCCTCAAAAACCTTCCTGGAGAG GCCTACCAGGGGATACCATACACCACCACACTCACTCTGGTCAAGCAGCTGGCCAGGTATAAGATCCAAGTCATTTCAGCTGGGAAGACTCACACAGCTGCCATTGACG AACGTGGGCGGCTGATGACCTTTGGGTGCAACAAGTACGGTCAGCTGGGTGTAAAGGACTTCAAGAAGCACCAGGGTGTCCAGCTGCTGTTGGGGTCTTTCGGGGGGAAGGTGGTCAGCAAAGTGTCTTGTGGAGATGGCTTCACCATCGCAGCCACGAAGG ACAATCAGATCTTTGCCTGGGGAAACGCAGGAAACGGACGCCTGGGAATGCCCGCTGACAAGGGCTTTGGCTCGGAGGTTTGCCCTGCTTTACCACGACCCATTTTCGGCTCCCTCCACCATGTACCAGACCTCTCCTGTCGCGGCTGGCACACCATTCTCATCATGG AAAAGGTTCTCAACTCTAAAACTATACGCTCAAACAGCAGTGGACTTTCAATTGGCTGTG GGCTAGGCCAAGCCTCTACCACAACTgtggatctggagagtgagccaGGCTCAGAGACAGGGCTGCGTGAAGGGGGCCTGGGGGGCACTAAGGAGGCTGACACAGACGAGCGACGCATCGAGACCTCCATGATGTCTTTAACCAACCAGACCGGCGACAGCTCCTGCCCCTTCTGGCTGCGCAAG GAACTACAGGATGCAGAGTTCATCCCGATGCCAGAGGATTTCAGAGGCTCCATGCCTGGCCCAGTGGCTCCTTCTTTCCCCGAGAGCATCACACTGCCTTACGAGGAGCTGCAGGAGCTGAAGGCTGCAGCCGCTGCTGCCGCCACTGAGAAAGAGCTCCCG ACTGCTCGTATGGGCTGTGACAGGGTCAACGGGTTTGAGGAGGCAGGAGCCTGTAAGAAAGGGGAGGCGCCAACTTGCTGCAGAGGAAGCAGTGAGGTAGCACAG TTGCGAGAGACAGTCAATCGTCAAGAGGCAACCATCCAGTTGTTACAGAAGCAG TTCAGTGATCAGCTCAAAGAGAACGAGAGACTCTGGACAGCAATCAACCGTCTGACCCTGCGAGAGGCAGGAACTGAAAATAACTGCAACCACCAATCCGGTCACAGGCCTGTGGAGGGACAGGGAGGAGCCTCCAATCATGACGGGGACAGATCTGATGGGGCAAATCCGTGA